The genomic interval CCTCGGCCAGGCATGTTGCGGCCTCCTCTGGTGCCTCCCTTAGGCCCTGCCCCACCTGGGCTCTTCCCACCAGCTCCCATTCCAAATCCTGGGGTGCTGAGTGCCCCCCCCAGCCTGATCCAGCGGCCCAAGGCGGATGACACCAGCGCGGCCACCATCGAGAAGAAGGCCACGGCCACCATCAGCGCCAAGCCGCAGATCACCAACCCCAAGGCGGAGATCACGCGCTTCGTGCCCACCGCCCTGCGCGTGCGCCGCGAGAACAAGGGCGCCTCCGCCGCCTCCCAGAGAAAGCAGGATGatgagcctgccctgcccttaACCAAAGCTGCCCCTAAGGCTGGGTCGTCTGCCCCTATCTCTGTACAGACAAAGGATGATGTGTATGAAGCCTTCATGAAAGAGATGGAAGGTCTCCTGTGACCTGTCGTAGTCCTAGTCAGCTTTCCTGCCCCTCTGAACACGGATAAGATCGCTGtggggggaggaaaagggaaagtcCTCCTGCAAGCAACAAAAGGGCATGACTGGAAATAGTTCCCTACCCACAGGTTAACTTGCCAGTGTGCTGTGAATAGAGACCACTGCAGCTGAGGTGTGCCTGGGGACCTCCTTTCAGAGCCACCATGTGCACTTGGAGAAAGGAAATTGCAGTAAAGAAGGTGATGCTGCTCCCCTCGAGTCCTCCCCCTTCCTTGGAGGGAGGTGATgatgctctggggacaggggtgacTATTCCCTGCCTGAATCCTTACACACCCTGAGTGCTCTGGCGAGGGTAGTGGAACAGGTTTTTAAGGAGCCAGAAAAGTGTTAGCAGCATTTCATACACAAATGGTTgtccagtttttattttctgtactgttttttttttctgtaaatattttataatcaTGTTTTTTAGTTGCAGTGAGGTTGATCAATCATCTTTCTTCCAGGGTAGTCAGGGAGGTAATTTGTTGCATATACTGTACACTGGAATTTTGCACCCTTTATGGTCATCTTGATGAATTTTTGTTGGCTGGGGAAACTTCATTCTGTCTTGTGAAAGACAATAAATGTTCAGTGTATCAAAATACCGCTTTCCCTGTGGTTTGTGTAAAATGAGCAGGCAGGTGCAGAGGGGGAGGGTTCTTTGCTCACCTTGGAAGACGATAGAGGCACTCAGAACCTCAGAAAAGAAGAGCAATAATCACATTGTAAATAACATCCACTTACTTTTTCCCACCGAACTTCTCCTATATTCTTGGTTTAAGTTCCTAAACATCCCTTTTATTGGTAGCTAGTAAAAACTAAAGTCCTGAAATACTActaataattacaaaataatttattttatatactcTGATTGGAAGGTTTGCTTCATACCAAGCCTCAGATAACTAGTGGGGGCATCTTGGACAGGCTACCTTAAGTAAAAATTAGTAAACAATTCTAATGTTAAAAGATTGACTGACAGATAATTGTACTTGTGGCTAATAAATTCTAATGTTAAAAGATTGACTGACAGATAACTGTACTTGTGTACTTATTAAGATGCCAGACTAGCAGATTCCTCAAACAATACATTTCATTGGCTGCAAGTTTCAGGCATAGCTGAATGCGCCTTGTTTTGGGGTTAAATTTGCATTAAGGATACAAAGTTATTAGCTAACAGAACTTACACTTGAAATCTTTGAATCTGTTTTCACAAATTCTGGACACTTTGCACAGCAGTTTTCTATGCAGTAAAATTTATATGAACCCACCCACCTAATGCATATTGTGTGATGTAATTTTACACAACTCTTGAACCACTtaagttttttctttattaagcACCTTCTGTTGTAGAAGTTATCTGACGGCATCAGTTATGTTTACAGGAGTTGAGAAGATTCAGCTTGGAGACAGATGATTTAGCTTGAAAATGCCAATATGAGTTTGATTAGAACTatactgaagtaatttttctctatAATCAGAGAAACATCTTGTACTACGTGGTGGTGCCTAGTTTCTATATGTATCAGTAGTGCTGGAGTGTAAATTCTCCTGCTAAAAGCAAGTATTCTCTTCCATCATAACAATAACACATTTAAAGTATCCCTGTAGTGGCATTTCTGAGGTTTAAAATACAGGACTGCGTGTAAGCCGGCAGCGATGGCATTCGGCGGGGTTCCCCGTTCCGCGCCGGCGATGCGCTCGAAGATGTCGTTGACGAAGGAGTTCATGATGCCCATGGCCTTGGACGAGATGCCCGTGTCGGGGTGCACCTGCTTCAGCACCTTGTACACGTAGATGGAGTAGCTCTCCTTGCGGCTCTTCTTGCGCTTCTTGTCGCCTTTCTTCTGCGTCTTGGTCACCGCCTTCTTGGAGCCCTTCTTGGGCGCGGGGGCGGACTTGGCCGGCTCGGGCATGGCGACCACGGCTTGTCTCTGCGCACCGCGAAACACCTCCGGATCAGCTCAGGAGCGAAGTGAGGAGCGCGGCTGCGTGACACACATTTATAGCTCCACTATGCAAATGAGAGGCATCGGCTCTGCGCATTCTCATTGGCCAAACCAAAAATTATGTCATCATTAACCATTATTCGCGTCTGATTGGTCAGAATTGGATTCGCCTTCTCATTGGCTGTCTGCACAAGACCTACTTCTCAGCCTATCAGCGAAGGGACGAGATAGTAAAGcgagagcagagctgaggagcgctgagtgcctgctctgctgcGCGGCGAGTTCCTGTCCGAGGGGAGCGAGCGAGGGAATATGTCCGGGCGCGGGAAGCAGGGCGGGAAGGCGCGCGCCAAGGCCAAGTCGCGCTCGTCGCGGGCCGGGCTGCAGTTCCCCGTGGGCCGCGTGCACCGGCTGCTGCGCAAGGGCAACTACGCGGAGCGCGTGGGCGCCGGCGCCCCGGTGTACCTGGCGGCCGTGCTGGAGTACCTGACGGCCGAGATCCTGGAGCTGGCGGGCAACGCGGCCCGCGACAACAAGAAGACGCGCATCATCCCCCGCCACCTGCAGCTCGCCATCCGCAACGACGAGGAGCTCAACAAGCTGCTGGGCAAGGTGACGATCGCGCAGGGCGGCGTGCTGCCCAACATCCAGGCCGTGCTGCTGCCCAAGAAGACCGACAGCCACAAGGCGAAAAGCAAGTGAAACATCGGCGGAGCGTTCCCCACCTCAAAAGTAACCCAAAGGCTCTTTTCAGAGCCACCCACTTCCTCATAAAAGGAGCTGTATGTCCTAGTGAATAAACTTTAAAATCTCGGTCTCCTTCAAAAAGCCAGAGGAGAAACTAAAGCGAACAccccccccaaaacaccccaaatccttgtTACgttagcttttaaaaaaatccagaaacacCGCCCCAAAAATTTAGTATTTTCGCTCTTAAATTAGgattaaaattctgaaaaaccTACTGTATAATAAAATGTGGCTGACATACGTGCGCTAAATTTAACGCTATTTATTAATGTGAAATAAGTAACTTCTCGCGGGTAGGGGTGAGAAAGACACAAAGTTTGTTAAAACAGTAGCAAAGAACCCAAAGCCCTGTCgttcctctgcttttccagctcgGCCCTGGGTGAAGTTCAGGTAATTCACTGATGTCTTTAAAAACAGCCCTTCACTCTCTAAACAGCTCTACGACCTAGATattggaagatttttttgttgttgttgtttggctggttggttttgttgttgttttgtattAAAAGGCATTCTGAGTTATTAATCATTACTTATTTAAAATCACTGAGCTGCTGAGCTCATTTTCTGCCTCAAATCTGAGAGAGTTTAATTGCTCATCACAATGCACAGGCAATCTGAGGTGAAAAGGATTTGGTGCCAGTTTTCATTCTGTCCTACACATACTGCTAAATACAAACCTTAAGtatgttgaaataaaaacaaaatatctgCTAATATTGGtcaaaaaacatgtttttataaCTAtccatttgaaaacaaattgctTGAATCATAACGTTGTCCAGAATTTTAGTATCACCAACAGTTACAATTGCAAGAGGTAAAATGGAGTTTACAGGCCTTAGTCCAAACAATGGGTTCTAGGCATTAATAAACATaacaaaaaatacttattttaattttttgtactCTGAAAAACAACgtgaatgtattttaaattgaagCTTGTCCTTGGAAAAGTGCACCTGGAGACTGCCCCTCTCTTGCTTTAGCAGCCAGCTCTTTTGGTGTAGCAAATACATTAAGACATGCAATTTGTTGTATTAATTCCGGTGTAGGGATCAGTCACTGGACAGTAAGAAAACGGAATATTTAGGAAACTGCTGCGAAAGAGGAATCCTAACTGATCACTTGAGCAAATTTTATTATGCCCAGGTAGTGGGAAAATCAGCTGCGGCAGTGTCTCCTTAGACAATGATGACTCAGATTTTCACCAATCCAGCtatatcaaaacaaaaacactgacatATTATCAAACGATAGGGCGCTGGTTATCATTATTAACAAAAACTGGCCGTGTTAAGTTTCCATGCCACCGAATTTATTAAGAAAGCAAGTATTTTAGTAGCAGAGGACGAGGGAACCATGTCTGCATTGTGTACACTGAGCAGCGCAGCACAAACTGCTGGGCTGTAAAAAGTCACCACCTTTGGTGGGACAAAAAGCCCTTCACAGGACTTTCACCTGCTCCTTGCCTTGCTGCATAATGcactaatttaatttatattaattattttgaaagaggTAAAGGACTTTGGACAAAGGAGCTAATTTCTAATCCATATTCAGTGCTGAAGATGAGCCTGTGTTACTTCCTTCTCTTTGAAATCGAATTGCGACCAAAATATCGATTTAAATCCCTGGTTTTCAGTTCAGATTAACAGAAGACCCTTTAAAGAATACTAATCAATTACTTTGGAAATCTAGTTCCCTACATCGCGGTTtttatttagaaggaaaaacaaaagtttcTGTCTCCCGAGGTCTGTTCAGGTCCAGGACTCAGTGTTTATCGCCTCTTTTTAAGCTCACCCGCTGCCTCTTCGAAAGGAAACTCGGCCGAGGGGAACAAGAGTCTTTCTTTTCCACGCCGCTGCGAACAGGGTGGGGGTCAGTGGCGGAAATTCTGACAAAAACAGCCCTTTTTGGCTCCTAAGAAACACAAACTGAGCGGCGAGAAGGGAGCCCTGCGCCGTGCGGCGGGGCGGGCGCTGCAGCGCACCAATCACCGCGCGGCTCCGCTCTATAAATACGAGGCCGCCGACCCGCGCCAggcccagtgctgctcctgctccccgcTCGAAGCCGGCACCATGTCGGAGACCGCGTAAGAAACAGGGCGCCGAGGTCCCgattttataagaaaaaaacacttttttgaCAGGGAAGAAACACAAGGCGGGCGGCAAGGGGAGCGGGCAGGGGGCGGGGCGCGCTCGGGAGCGAACCAATCAGCGCCCGCCGCGCTCTATAAAAGGCGGCGCCGCCGGAGCCGCCTCATTCGCGCCCCTCGCAATGTCCGAGACCGCGCCCGCCCCCGCCGCTGAGGCAGCGCCCGCCGCGCCCGCCGCCAAGGCCGCCGCCAAGAAGCCGAAGAAGGCGGCGAGCGGCTCCAAAGCCCGCAAGCCCGCGGGGCCCAGCGTCACCGAGCTGATCACCAAGGCCGTGTCCGCCTCCAAGGAGCGCAAGGGGCTCTCC from Ficedula albicollis isolate OC2 chromosome 1A, FicAlb1.5, whole genome shotgun sequence carries:
- the LOC101819725 gene encoding histone H2B-like; translated protein: MPEPAKSAPAPKKGSKKAVTKTQKKGDKKRKKSRKESYSIYVYKVLKQVHPDTGISSKAMGIMNSFVNDIFERIAGAERGTPPNAIAAGLHAVLYFKPQKCHYRDTLNVLLL
- the LOC107603318 gene encoding histone H2A → MSGRGKQGGKARAKAKSRSSRAGLQFPVGRVHRLLRKGNYAERVGAGAPVYLAAVLEYLTAEILELAGNAARDNKKTRIIPRHLQLAIRNDEELNKLLGKVTIAQGGVLPNIQAVLLPKKTDSHKAKSK